The proteins below are encoded in one region of Archocentrus centrarchus isolate MPI-CPG fArcCen1 chromosome 13, fArcCen1, whole genome shotgun sequence:
- the dlc gene encoding delta-like protein C → MARLLLPCLLLLVLAQTALSDGVFELKIDSFTSSRGICPSQSEDCLIFFRVCLKHSQLTINPEPPCTYGTALTEVFGADSNSISESAPIRVPFPFKWPSTFSLIIEAWHTESPGRESTENQNNLISRLATRQKLTVGEDWSKGEHINNQSELHYSYHVVCNEYYHGEACSAYCRPRNDPFGHFNCDKEGNRICLDGWSGDYCTQPICAGCSKQHGVCESPGKCVCHQGWQGESCDECVQHPGCKHGTCKLPWQCDCNEGWGGLLCDQDLNYCTNHKPCQNGASCTNTGEGSYTCACRPGYTGKDCEIETNECDSNPCRNGGSCNDLENDYLCTCPQGFYGKNCEISAMRCADGPCFNGGTCIQEDTGGYTCRCPSNFTGSNCEKRMDRCSSSPCTNGAQCLDFGNSVTCRCKAGFTGSRCETNIDDCSSSPCQNGGTCFDRVNNYTCTCTLGFSGRDCTVRTSLCDQFPCENGGTCFTHFTGPVCQCPPNFMGARCEYFFKPTTKPPTNGDAPAAMIAAIALGIVTFFLLVCAAIFILRHLRWGRELRLLSTSVKNDLETVNNRNAVIGGGSPNNGSLPGATLGSLKEKEAFLLPGAPLKMSNKDVALVEKGSDNAAMFKNKMADYNLAREEQHLGKNKFDLKKCDPPVIVPPLSFSKDSLYHSVFIIPEQLEQCVFATEV, encoded by the exons ATGGCACGCTTGTTACTGCCGTGTCTCCTGTTACTTGTTTTGGCGCAGACG gcTCTTTCCGACGGAGTCTTCGAGCTCAAGATCGATTCCTTCACCAGCTCCCGCGGCATCTGTCCCTCCCAGTCCGAGGACTGTCTGATTTTTTTCCGCGTGTGCCTCAAGCACTCGCAGCTCACTATTAACCCGGAGCCGCCGTGCACGTACGGAACCGCGCTCACAGAAGTCTTCGGCGCCGACTCCAACTCCATCTCCGAGAGCGCACCTATTAGAGTGCCGTTTCCCTTCAAATGGCCG AGCACTTTCTCTCTGATCATTGAAGCCTGGCACACGGAGTCTCCAGGACGGGAGTCCACAG AGAATCAGAACAACCTGATCAGCCGGCTGGCCACCCGCCAGAAGCTGACCGTTGGAGAGGACTGGTCCAAGGGCGAGCACATTAACAATCAGAGTGAGCTCCACTACTCCTACCATGTTGTGTGCAATGAGTACTACCACGGGGAGGCCTGCTCCGCCTACTGCCGGCCCCGCAACGACCCCTTTGGCCACTTTAACTGTGACAAGGAAGGGAACCGCATCTGCCTGGATGGCTGGAGTGGAGACTACTGCACACAGC CCATCTGTGCAGGGTGCAGCAAGCAGCACGGTGTCTGCGAGTCTCCCGGGAAGTGTGTGTGCCACCAGGGTTGGCAGGGTGAGAGCTGCGATGAGTGCGTCCAACACCCCGGCTGCAAACACGGGACCTGCAAGCTGCCCTGGCAGTGCGACTGCAACGAGGGCTGGGGAGGCCTGTTGTGCGACCAAG ACCTGAATTACTGCACCAACCACAAACCGTGCCAGAACGGCGCCTCGTGCACCAACACCGGCGAGGGCAGCTACACGTGCGCCTGCCGGCCCGGCTACACCGGCAAAGACTGCGAGATCGAAACCAACGAGTGCGACAGCAACCCCTGCAGGAACGGCGGCAGCTGCAAT GATTTAGAGAACGATTACTTGTGCACGTGTCCTCAGGGCTTCTATGGGAAGAACTGCGAGATCAGCGCCATGAGGTGTGCAGACGGGCCTTGTTTTAATGGAGGCACTTGCATACAGGAAGACACCGGTGGGTACACCTGCCGCTGCCCATCCAACTTCACGGGCTCCAACTGTGAGAAGAGGATGGATAGATGCAGCAGCAGCCCCTGCACTAACG GTGCTCAGTGTTTGGACTTTGGTAACAGTGTCACGTGTCGCTGTAAGGCAGGCTTCACCGGCTCTCGCTGTGAGACCAACATTGATGACTGCTCCAGCAGCCCCTGCCAGAATGGCGGCACCTGCTTCGACAGAGTCAACAACTACACTTGCACGTGCACCCTCGGTTTCTCCGGCAGGGATTGCACGGTGCGCACCAGCCTCTGTGACCAGTTCCCATGCGAAAACGGTGGCACGTGTTTCACCCACTTTACTGGCCCCGTGTGCCAATGCCCACCAAATTTCATGGGTGCACGCTGCGAGTACTTCTTCAAGCCCACTACAAAACCACCCACCAATGGAGACGCTCCTGCAGCCATGATTGCTGCTATAGCCCTCGGAATAGTGACATTTTTCCTGCTGGTGTGCGCTGCCATTTTCATTCTGCGTCATCTCCGCTGGGGCAGGGAGCTAAGATTGCTTTCAACGTCGGTGAAAAATGACCTGGAGACGGTGAACAACCGCAACGCAGTGATCGGCGGAGGATCACCCAATAATGGGAGCTTACCAGGAGCAACTCTGGGCAGCCTAAAGGAGAAGGAGGCCTTTCTCCTCCCAGGAGCTCCTCTTAAAATGTCCAATAAGGATGTAGCACTGGTGGAGAAGGGCAGTGACAACGCGGccatgtttaaaaacaaaatggcagACTACAACCTGGCAAGAGAGGAGCAGCACCTGGGCAAGAACAAGTTTGACCT TAAGAAATGCGACCCGCCTGTCATCGTCCCTCCTCTCAGTTTTTCAAAGGACAGTCTGTATCACTCAGTGTTCATCATCCCAGAGCAGCTGgaacagtgtgtgtttgctacTGAG GTATAA